One Setaria viridis chromosome 7, Setaria_viridis_v4.0, whole genome shotgun sequence genomic region harbors:
- the LOC117865099 gene encoding uncharacterized protein At3g06530 isoform X2: MASIASQLQAIKSALGAAPEPARRPITRPSVLFDAKEAADIDLRAILPIALSGLEHLASVDERFARYSNTLFRETSLEVNREQLTPKENDKLNKSISTYLRLLAGYLHLPSALKTLEYLIRRYLVHVYNLDELLLSALPYHDTHAFVRIVQLLNLGNSKWAFLDGVKSSGAPPPRSVLVQQCIRDKAVLETLCNYATPTKEFSHSRTVVCFCTAVIVECLGAVQKLDTDIVQRVLGFVFDSLNPEITGDQDYKAGALMIVGVLATRATLAPKLVQNLIFFVARTAQHDAFESVDLPWLRVTVMAIISLVQSQSVHDFPKKALVILKDIRDFSGVLSVLSSEYNIERFIRLYVESLVDYSTSDDSCHTHLMETIETLPMEKSVERIVSKVLGSCSKVSRATGNRDMDRAGIWAKKILSAIEIKYPLELHDAIRKFLEKSEINSTGGDSISEMFGLVFDDSKKMPTEISDSNIWFSLDHPKAMVRQSALSKIATSGIFTNSTLNPQKLVNIQDAILRSLYDDNLSVVQAALSIEGLAAVASPESLLKAYDDVLTKCIKIINKGGSKASKASDVAVSCLEKMVMEYQFHHMEHAKDIAAVVFRLLIVHPKTLRVNLKALELAKKIQWEFYTSSSLVYDEVTVQKMKENMSADSIASINMKNIVAFAETFLANPNKHVEWLANSGRGTRFSRTVFLLVVLQALVPSEALDKQVSLCEACLPFLKDEWHHVQPEDNGVGDEISIDKLEKCSIELVKHIFNSDTEALNARIIVCIFWGLLKVQSSYIKQNSMIGSGGNAMLDDLFLFFVTSPGKNIFQKHLQYLIINCTGAPFQFISKYFLDEDLSDRVQVESLRLLASICSKCASSESSILDESICMKLLLGFPSVILPLAHENRDIRSSAVKCIEGLSLVWQRLSTSLPRNGNTIKLPQCMSSPTFGIFLESLVNQKTMISSDAKFLPAYISSMLSPRKDVTVPENLHERFDQPTKDALLHFILHSALKLTPYGKFMLLSVLKGVGGILLQAEDVKSLFFDLLDCRDQYQNQHDSKNLSTHEMQILCLLLEVLLSVADHANIGFNMSEPLLRALKVDALAPDDPVVVMPCLTALRTLQPVFFDNLKADTKEKVFGRLISLFRTENIEIRNATRDALLRINVHASIVVKFIELIVALGGARGQSKRTKRKDGLSRDASSSFEELFGERPIASILVSLLDILFLKKDVNQRPCLLQPLFQILSKLRSDLWVSGIVCQHTNQHDTSSETPDLSSSVKESQHLILLVLKDITDTLHSSHEGAMFSSSDVDLLIEYIRSVKDVGTRNHGFSLIASLGKACPQVVSESIVDLFVAIGDAIKQDDSHSQRVLEDLLSVLVPCWLSRTSSIEKLLQIFIKALADIPEHRRLTLMVYILRTLGKESNLSTVIMHLLHSLVERISHPLSEHHGSLSALSQEWEYGLAANVTDQYSYKLWFPCLSKLLKEIRVHEKQGVHLMLHLAMRLVLSKLQDTELIFELEADDAANFIQGSLGALMEEVVLCTVYTKDKKRDISGDIIKELRDSANTILKTITGWMSASTYFRGITQLLDHSDSLVKRKALGILSETARGNSLVQNKQSKARKLKHSSVITAIKVDKISGPYFSNLCLKILELIDRVVGSDTSVKIAAISSLETLAKEYPSDDPVYSKCLSTIINHIGSADAAMSSGLIHTAGSLIDVLGSKALPQLPLVVKNIMLIAHQVSCCPSGSYAHGSTKATTRLSNQDTAMLLSSLTTIEVVVEKLGEFVNPYLKEILDLVVLHPECSSHMDTRLDAKAADVRKLLTEKVPVRLILPPLLDLYSVAPNCGEASLSLAFQMLASLVSTMDRLAVGTYHVKIYEHCLAALDIRRQHPDSLKNINIVEQSIIHAIITLTMKLTEGTFRPLFLRTLEWAESEVDQSSSKKSLDRAISFYKLINKLAEQHRSLFTPYFKYLLEGSVQYLLEDALAGCKQKKKKKAKLDVQVEQKDNLWGLKLWNLRALILKSLHKCFLYDNEQKVLDSSNFQVLLKPIVSQFVVEPPESIESAVDAPSVEEVDEAIVLCLGQMAVTARSDVLWKPLNHEVLMQTRSDKVRPKLLGLKVVRYMVQHLKEEYVGLLPETIPFLGELLEDVELPVKTLSQEILKEMETLSGESLRQYL, from the exons ATGGCGTCGATCGCGTCGCAGCTGCAGGCCATCAAGTCGGCGCTTGGCGCTGCGCCCGAGCCGGCGCGACGGCCCATCACCCGGCCGTCGGTGCTCTTCGATGCGAAGGAGGCCGCCGACATCGACCTCCGCGCCATCCTGCCCATCGCCCTCTCTG GGTTGGAGCACCTTGCCAGTGTGGACGAGAGGTTTGCTAGGTACAGCAACACTCTGTTCAGGGAGACTAGCCTAGAGGTGAACCGCGAACAGCTAACACCCAAGGAGAATGACAAACTCAACAAGTCCATCTCCACCTACCTTCGCCTTCTAGCTGGCTATTTGCATCTTCCATCTGCCCTGAAGACACTTGAATACCTTATCCGCCGATACCT GGTGCATGTATACAATTTGGATGAGTTGCTGCTGAGCGCACTGCCGTACCATGATACACATGCATTTGTTCGGATTGTGCAGTTGCTCAACTTAGG GAATAGTAAGTGGGCATTTCTTGATGGCGTGAAGTCCTCAGGTGCACCGCCACCCAGGAGTGTTCTAGTGCAGCAGTGCATCAGGGATAAGGCTGTGCTGGAGACCCTCTGTAACTAC GCCACACCAACAAAGGAATTCAGTCACTCAAGGACAGTCGTCTGCTTTTGCACTGCTGTGATTGTGGAGTGCTTGGGTGCTGTCCAGAAGCTTGACACAGATATAGTGCAGAGGGTATTGGGATTTGTGTTTGACTCTCTTAATCCGGAAATAACGGGAGATCAGGATTATAAG GCTGGTGCTCTGATGATTGTTGGAGTACTTGCAACGCGGGCAACTCTAGCACCAAAACTTGTGCAAAATTTGATTTTCTTTGTTGCAAGGACTGCACAACATGATGCATTTGAGTCAGTTGACTTACCATGGCTTCGTGTCACGGTGATGGCTATTATAAgtcttgttcag TCACAATCGGTCCATGACTTCCCTAAGAAGGCACTTGTGATTTTGAAGGACATCAG GGATTTTTCTGGTGTACTTTCTGTATTATCCAGTGAGTACAATATCGAGAGATTCATTAGGCTTTACGTTGAATCATTGGTTGACTACAG CACTTCTGATGATTCCTGTCACACACACCTCATGGAGACTATTGAGACTCTACCAATGGAGAAATCTGTTGAAAGAATTGTGAGCAAGGTTCTTGGCAGCTGTAGCAAGGTATCTCGGGCCACTGGAAACCGAGATATGGATCGTGCAG GCATTTGGGCTAAGAAAATCTTGAGTGCGATCGAAATAAAATATCCATTGGAGCTACATGATGCTATTCGTAAATTTCTTGAG aAATCTGAAATTAACTCAACGGGAGGGGATTCTATATCTGAAATGTTCGGCTTAGTGTTTGATGACAGCAAGAAAATGCCAACTGAAATATCTGATTCAAACATTTGGTTCAGTCTGGACCATCCAAAG GCTATGGTTCGCCAGTCTGCTCTCTCAAAAATTGCTACATCTGGCATCTTCACCAACAGTACTCTAAATCCACAG AAACTTGTCAATATACAAGATGCAATATTACGCAGTTTGTATGATGATAATCTAAGTGTTGTCCAAGCTGCCTTGTCCATAGAAGGACTAGCTGCTGTTGCCAGTCCTGAAAGCCTACTAAAAGCATATGATGATGTGCTCACCAAGTGCATCAAAATCATTAACAAAG GTGGTTCAAAAGCGTCAAAGGCGTCTGATGTCGCTGTTTCTTGCTTGGAAAAGATGGTTATGGAATATCAATTTCATCACATGGAACATGCCAAGGACATAGCTGCAGTAGTTTTTCGTCTTCTTATTGTTCACCCAAAG ACTCTTAGAGTGAACTTAAAGGCCTTGGAGCTAGCTAAGAAAATACAATGGGAATTCTACACAAGTAGTTCTCTTGTATATGATGAGGTCACTGTTCAGAAAATGAAG GAGAACATGAGTGCAGACTCCATCGCTTCCATTAACATGAAGAATATCGTAGCTTTTGCTGAAACTTTCCTGGCTAACCCAAATAAGCACGTGGAGTGGTTGGCTAACTCTGGAAGAGGAACTAGATTTTCTAGAACTGTGTTTCTACTCGTGGTATTGCAAGCACTAGTTCCCTCAGAAG CTTTGGACAAGCAAGTGAGTCTCTGTGAAGCTTGTTTGCCATTCCTGAAGGATGAATGGCATCACGTACAGCCTGAAGATAATGGTGTTGGTGATGAG ATAAGCATTGACAAGCTGGAGAAGTGCAGTATAGAATTGGTAAAGCATATTTTCAACAGTGACACAGAGGCATTGAATGCTAGAATCATTGTCTGTATATTTTGGGGTCTTCTAAAGGTGCAGTCCTCCTATATTAAGCAGAACTCGATG ATTGGCAGTGGTGGAAATGCAATGCTCGATGATTTGTTTCTCTTCTTTGTTACGTCACCTGGCAAAAATATCTTTCAGAAGCACTTACAGTATCTCATCATTAATTGCACTGGAGCACCTTTTCAATTTATTTCGAAGTACTTTCTGGATGAAG ATTTGTCAGATAGAGTTCAAGTGGAGAGTCTCCGTTTGCTTGCTTCTATTTGTTCTAAGTGTGCTTCGTCTGAAAGTAGTATCTTGGATGAAAGCATATGCATGAAGCTTCTACTCGGCTTTCCTTCTGTTATTCTCCCACTTGCTCATGAGAACAGG GATATAAGGTCATCTGCTGTTAAGTGTATTGAGGGGTTATCTTTGgtgtggcagcgcttgagcacttCTCTACCAAGAAATG GTAACACCATCAAATTGCCTCAATGCATGTCATCTCCAACATTTGGTATTTTCCTTGAGTCATTGGTTAACCAAAAAACCATGATATCCTCGGATGcaaaatttcttcctgcatATATCTCATCAATGCTAAGCCCACGCAAAGACGTGACAGTTCCCGAGAACCTTCATGAAAG ATTTGACCAGCCAACAAAAGATGCTCTCCTTCATTTCATCTTGCACTCCGCTTTAAAGCTCACTCCTTATGGAAAG TTCATGCTTTTGTCAGTCCTGAAAGGAGTAGGAGGCATCTTACTTCAGGCAGAGGATGTGAAGTCTTTGTTCTTTGATCTTCTGGACTGTCGTGATCAATATCAGAATCAGCATGATTCTAAGAACTTATCCACCCATGAAATGCAAATCTTATGCTTGCTTTTGGAG GTTTTGTTGTCGGTAGCAGATCATGCAAATATTGGTTTTAACATGTCCGAACCTCTGTTGAGAGCATTAAAG GTTGATGCTCTGGCTCCTGATGATCCTGTTGTTGTAATGCCATGTCTTACTGCCCTGCGGACTCTTCAACCAGTGTTCTTTGATAATTTGAAGGCTGACACTAAG GAAAAAGTTTTTGGGCGCCTTATTTCTTTGTTTCGAACTGAGAACATCGAAATTCGAAATGCCACACGGGATGCTCTACTGCGAATTAAT GTTCATGCTTCCATTGTGGTGAAATTTATTGAATTAATTGTTGCGCTTGGTGGTGCAAGAGGACAGTCAAAAAGAACAAAGAGAAAGGATGGTCTGAGTCGTGATGCATCTAGCAGTTTTGAAGAGTTATTTGGAGAAAGACCTATAGCTTCTATTCTTGTCTCTCTTCTAGATATTTTGTTTCTTAAGAAAGATGTGAACCAAAG GCCATGTCTATTACAGCCGCTTTTCCAAATTCTATCAAAGCTCCGTTCCGACCTATGGGTTTCAGGGATTGTTTGTCAGCATACCAACCAACATGATACCTCATCTGAAACCCCTGATTTATCCAGCTCCGTGAAAGAATCTCAGCACTTGATACTGCTGGTCCTCAAAGATATTACGGATACACTGCATTCGAGCCACGAA GGTGCAATGTTCAGCAGCTCAGATGTTGATCTTCTTATTGAGTACATACGGTCCGTCAAGGATGTAGGAACTCGGAATCATGGGTTTTCCTTGATAGCTTCTTTGGGAAAGGCTTGCCCACAAGTGGTGTCAGAGAGTATTGTTGATTTATTTGTTGCTATTGGGGATGCTATAAAACAG GATGATAGCCATTCTCAACGTGTTTTAGAGGATTTACTATCTGTCTTAGTTCCATGTTGGTTATCAAGGACCTCAAGTATAGAAAAGCTTCTTCAG ATATTTATTAAAGCTTTAGCAGATATTCCTGAACATAGGCGGTTGACGCTCATGGTTTACATCTTGAG GACCTTAGGAAAGGAAAGTAATTTAAGTACTGTGATCATGCATCTGCTGCACTCGTTGGTTGAGCGGATTTCACACCCTCTTTCTGAGCATCATGGAAGCTTGAGTGCTTTGTCACAGGAGTGGGAATATGGATTGGCTGCCAATGTTACTGACCAATATTCCTATAAATTATGGTTTCCATGTTTGAGTAAGCTACTAAAAGAAATCAGGGTGCATGAGAAGCAAGGTGTACATCTTATGCTACATTTGGCAATGAGGCTTGTTCTGTCTAAGTTGCAAGACACAGAGTTGATTTTTGAGCTTGAAGCTGACGATGCTGCTAATTTTATCCAG GGTTCTCTTGGAGCACTTATGGAGGAAGTTGTCCTGTGTACTGTGTATACCAAAGATAAAAAGAGAGATATTTCTGGTGATATTATAAAAGAACTCAGAGATTCTGCAAACACAATACTCAAGACGATTACAGGATGGATGAGTGCTTCGACATATTTCAGAGGAATTACTCAGTTGCTGGATCATTCAGACAGTCTTGTGAAAAGAAAG GCACTTGGGATATTGTCCGAAACTGCAAGAGGAAACAGCTTGGTTCAGaacaagcaaagcaaagcacgAAAACTGAAGCATAGCTCTGTTATTACTGCGATCAAAGTGGACAAGATATCTGGTCCATATTTCAGCAACTTGTGCTTAAAGATTCTTGAATTGATTGACAGAGTGGTTGGTTCGGATACTTCAGTGAAAATTGCTGCTATTTCTTCGCTTGAAACGCTAGCAAAAGAATACCCCTCTGATGATCCAGTTTACAGCAAGTGCCTCTCAACAATCATTAATCACATTGGCTCTGCTGATGCAGCTATGTCTTCCGGGTTAATTCATACTGCTGGCTCTCTGATAGATGTGCTTGGATCAAAAGCTTTACCACAACTCCCATTAGTCGTGAAAAATATAATGCTAATAGCACATCAGGTTTCATGTTGCCCAAGTGGAAGTTATGCCCATGGTTCTACTAAAGCAACCACCAGGCTTTCGAACCAAGATACAGCTATGCTGCTATCTTCACTGACAACGATTGAGGTGGTTGTGGAAAAGCTGGGTGAATTTGTTAATCCATATTTGAAGGAAATACTTGATCTGGTGGTATTGCATCCTGAATGTAGTTCTCATATGGATACCAGATTAGATGCAAAAGCAGCTGATGTTCGGAAGCTACTGACTGAGAAAGTTCCA GTCCGGCTTATTCTTCCTCCTTTACTGGATCTGTACTCTGTTGCTCCTAATTGTGGGGAAGCTAGCCTTTCATTGGCATTCCAAATGCTTGCTAGTCTTGTTAGTACAATGGACAGGCTGGCTGTAGGAACTTACCATGTGAAAATATATGAACATTGTTTAGCCGCTCTTGATATCCGTCGCCAACATCCTGACTCTTTGAAGAATATCAATATTGTGGAGCAAAGTATTATTCATGCCATAATCACTCTCACAATGAAGCTTACAGAGGGCACTTTTAGGCCACTATTTCTTCGCACTTTGGAATGGGCCGAGTCTGAAGTTGATCAATCGTCATCGAAGAAAAGTTTGGACCGTGCAATTTCTTTTTACAAATTGATCAACAAACTTGCTGAACAACACAG GTCCTTGTTTACACCTTACTTCAAGTACCTACTTGAGGGATCTGTACAATATCTGTTAGAAGATGCTTTGGCCGGTTGcaagcaaaagaagaaaaagaaggccaAACTTGATGTTCAAGTTGAACAGAAGGATAATTTATGGGGACTAAAACTGTGGAATCTTAGAGCTCTGATTTTGAAGTCCTTACACAAGTGTTTCCTTTATGATAATGAGCAGAAGGTCCTAGATTCCTCTAATTTCCAG GTTCTCTTAAAGCCGATTGTTTCCCAGTTTGTTGTGGAACCACCAGAATCTATTGAATCAGCTGTGGATGCTCCATCGGTTGAAGAAGTAGATGAAGCTATTGTTTTGTGCTTGGGGCAAATGGCAGTCACGGCACGCTCGGATGTTCTTTGGAAGCCTCTTAACCATGAG GTGCTGATGCAGACAAGGAGCGATAAAGTTCGCCCCAAATTGCTGGGCCTGAAGGTTGTCAGGTACATGGTCCAACACCTGAAGGAGGAATACGTCGGTCTTCTCCCAGAAACCATCCCGTTCCTAGGCGAATTACTCGAGGATGTGGAGCTTCCTGTCAAGACACTGTCGCAGGAGATCTTGAAAGAGATGGAAACCCTCAGTGGCGAAAGCCTCCGGCAGTACCTGTGA